From a region of the Rhinolophus sinicus isolate RSC01 linkage group LG04, ASM3656204v1, whole genome shotgun sequence genome:
- the MAMDC4 gene encoding apical endosomal glycoprotein isoform X8: MCNFVCDCRGCSDETQCGYHGASPPLGAPFTCDFEQDSCGWRDISTSGYRWFRDRAGAVPEDPGLHSDHTLGTDLGWYVAVVTHRGKEASTAALRSPVLHEAAPTCELRLWYHAASADVAELRLELTHGMETLTLWQSSGPWGPGWQELVVATGRIRGDFRVTFSAIRNATHRGAVALDDVAFWGCALPTPQARCPLGHHHCRNKACVEPHQLCDGDDNCGDSSDEDTPTCSHHMSTDFETGLGLWKLSEGWTRNHSAGGPEHPAWPRRDHSRNSAQGYFLVSMAEPVAPAVLSSPEFQASGPHNCSLIFYHYLHGSEASCLQLFLQTQSPSAPQVPILLRRRHGELGAAWVRDRVDIQSEHPFRIHLAGQTGPGGVVGLDDLILSDGCQPVLEVSHSPPGLWSPASWPGPSSLQPQRFCEPGHLSCGDLCVPPEQLCDFQQQCEGGEDEQECGTTDFEPPTAGGWEDASVGRLQWGRLLAQDSGDPGTSGAAAGHFLSLQRAWGQLTAEARVLTPPLGPSGPHCELHLAYHFQSHPQGFLALVVVEGSTRELVWQAPSSNSGSSSRSWKVDTVLLGARRRPFQLEFVGLVDLDGPGQQGAGVDNVIMKDCSTSVATKRDTEVSCNFERDTCGWHTGHLTDAHWHRMESRGPGYDHTTGEGYFVLLNPTDPPARGPGGHLLTQPQMPAASEECLSFWYHLHGPQIGTLRLVMRQDGKADTHLWSQSGTHGNCWHEAWATLHHQMDSGAQYQLLFQGLRDGYHGTMALDDVALRPGPCWAPKRCSFEDSACGFSTGGLWTRQTNTTGRATWGPSTDHTTETAQGHYMVVNTSPQTLPRGHIASLTSEEHRPLAQPSCLTFWYHLSLQNPGEGCQEEGPWGPPRPLCQGHLGAHQCRALSQHRSSTVADLSWLLGVAGTLQVHVEEAERRQVLSINDHGGLAWRLGSVDVQAQRAWRVVFEAVAAGVERSYMAVDDLLLQDGPCPRPASCDFETGLCGWSHLPWPDLGRYSWDWSSGATPSHYPQPPVDHTLGTDAGHFALFETSVLGPGGRAAWLHSQPLPATKASCLRFWYQMGFPEQFYKGELRVLLRSPRGQLAVWGAGGHRRHQWLEGQVEVASTEEFQVRPGCSGELRWGVLCESTQLLLPPNQIVFEATLGGQPALGPIALDDIEYLAGQRCQLLAPSQGDTAVATSVPAAVGGALLLLVLLGLLGLLGRLWLQKKGGCPSPGSTVAAAPGFDNILFNADQVTLPALVTDNP; the protein is encoded by the exons ATGTGCAACTTCGTGTGTGACTGCAGGGGCTGCTCGGACGAGACCCAGTGTG GTTACCATGGGGCCTCACCCCCCCTGGGTGCCCCCTTCACCTGCGACTTCGAGCAGGACTCCTGTGGCTGGCGAGACATCAGCACCTCAGGCTACAGATGGTTCCGAGACCGGGCAGGGGCTGTGCCAGAGGACCCCGGGCTCCATTCAGACCACACTCTTGGCACTGACCTGG GCTGGTATGTGGCGGTTGTCACCCACCGTGGAAAAGAGGCGTCCACCGCAGCCCTGCGCTCCCCTGTCCTACACGAGGCGGCCCCCACCTGTGAGCTGAGGCTGTGGTACCACGCAGCCTCTGCAG ATGTGGCTGAGCTGCGGCTGGAGCTGACCCATGGAATGGAGACACTGACCCTGTGGCAAAGCTCGGGACCCTGGGGCCCAGGCTGGCAGGAGCTGGTGGTGGCCACTGGCCGCATCCGGGGTGACTTCCGG GTGACCTTCTCTGCCATCCGCAATGCCACCCACAGGGGCGCTGTGGCGTTGGATGACGTAGCTTTCTGGGGCTGTGCACTGCCCA CCCCCCAGGCGCGCTGCCCTCTGGGGCATCACCATTGCCGGAACAAGGCTTGCGTGGAGCCCCACCAGCTGTGCGATGGGGACGACAACTGTGGGGACAGTTCAGATGAGGACACGCCCACCTGCA GCCACCACATGTCCACAGACTTTGAGACAGGCCTGGGCCTGTGGAAGCTCTCTGAGGGCTGGACCCGGAACCATAGCGCTGGTGGCCCTGAGCACCCCGCCTGGCCTCGCCGTGACCACAGCCGGAACAGCGCTCAGG GCTACTTCCTGGTGTCCATGGCTGAGCCCGTTGCCCCTGCTGTCCTCTCCAGCCCCGAGTTCCAAGCATCGGGCCCCCACAACTGCTCG CTCATCTTCTATCACTACCTGCATGGGTCCGAGGCCAGCTGTCTCCAGCTATTCCTGCAGACTCAGAGCCCCAGTGCCCCCCAGGTCCCCATTCTGCTGCGTAGGCGCCATGGGGAGCTGGGGGCTGCCTGGGTCCGAGACCGGGTTGACATCCAGAGCGAGCACCCCTTCCGG ATTCACCTGGCAGGGCAGACGGGTCCAGGAGGCGTGGTGGGCCTGGACGACCTCATCCTGTCCGACGGCTGCCAACCAGTCCTGG AGGTGTCCCACTCACCTCCTGGGCTCTGGAGCCCAGCATCCTGGCCGGGCCCGTCCAGCCTGCAGCCCCAAAGGTTCTGTGAGCCAGGACATCTTTCCTGTGGTGACCTGTGTGTCCCCCCAGAGCAGCTGTGTGACTTCCAACAGCAGTGCGAGGGGGGCGAGGATGAGCAGGAGTGCG GCACTACAGACTTCGAGCCTCCCACGGCCGGGGGCTGGGAGGACGCCAGCGTGGGACGGCTTCAGTGGGGGCGTCTCCTGGCCCAGGACAGTGGGGACCCTGGCACCAGTGGAGCTGCTGCTG GGCACTTCCTGTCTTTGCAGAGGGCCTGGGGGCAGCTGACAGCGGAGGCCCGGGTCCTCACACCCCCCCTAGGCCCCTCAGGCCCCCACTGTGAACTCCACTTGGCTTACCATTTTCAAAGTCACCCCCAAG GCTTCCTGGCGCTGGTCGTGGTGGAGGGCAGCACCCGGGAGCTGGTGTGGCAGGCCCCGAGCAGCaacagcggcagcagcagcaggagctggaAGGTGGACACGGTCCTTCTGGGGGCACGCCGCCGGCCCTTCCAG CTGGAGTTTGTGGGCCTGGTGGACTTGGATGGCCCTGGCCAGCAAGGCGCTGGGGTGGACAACGTGATCATGAAGGACTGCAGTACCTCAGTGGCCACCAAGAGAGACACAG AGGTCTCCTGTAACTTTGAGCGGGACACGTGCGGCTGGCACACGGGCCACCTCACAGATGCCCACTGGCACCGGATGGAGAGCCGTGGCCCTGGATATGACCACACCACAGGTGAAG gctaCTTTGTGCTCCTGAACCCCACAGACCCCCCAGCCCGGGGCCCTGGTGGGCACCTGCTCACCCAGCCCCAGATGCCGGCAGCCTCTGAGGAGtgtctctccttctggtaccatcTCCACGGGCCCCAGATTG GGACACTGCGTCTAGTGATGAGACAGGATGGGAAGGCAGACACACACCTGTGGTCACAGTCAGGCACCCATGGCAATTGCTGGCATGAGGCCTGGGCCACTCTCCACCACCAGATGGACTCTGGTGCCCAGTACCAA CTGCTGTTCCAGGGCCTCCGGGATGGGTACCATGGCACCATGGCACTGGATGACGTGGCCTTGCGGCCCGGGCCCTGTTGGGCCCCCAAGCGCTGCTCCTTCGAAGACTCAGCCTGTGGCTTCTCCACTGGGGGCCTCTGGACACGCCAGACCAATACCACTGGCCGTGCCACCTGGGGCCCCAGCACTGACCACACCACAGAGACCGCTCAGG GGCACTATATGGTGGTGAACACAAGCCCACAGACACTGCCACGAGGCCACATTGCCTCCCTGACCTCAGAGGAGCACAGGCCCCTGGCCCAGCCCTCCTGCCTGACCTTCTGGTACCACCTGAGCCTCCAAAACCCAGGTGAGGGCTGCCAGGAGGAGGGGCCATGGGGTCCACCCAGGCCCCTATGCCAAGGCCATCTGGGAGCCCATCAGTGCAGGGCCCTGAGCCAGCACCGTTCCTCCACTGTTGCTGACCTAAGCTGGCTGCTTGGCGTGGCAGGTACCCTGCAGGTCCACGTGGAGGAGGCTGAGAGGCGACAGGTGCTCAGCATCAATGACCACGGGGGGCTTGCCTGGCGCCTGGGCAGCGTGGATGTGCAGGCCCAGCGGGCCTGgagg GTGGTGTTCGAGGCCGTGGCTGCTGGGGTAGAGCGCTCCTACATGGCGGTGGATGACCTGCTCCTCCAGGACGGACCCTGCCCTCGGCCAG CTTCCTGTGACTTTGAGACtggcctgtgtggctggagccATCTGCCCTGGCCTGACCTGGGCAGGTACAGCTGGGACTGGAGCAGTGGAGCCACACCCTCCCACTACCCCCAGCCCCCCGTGGACCACACTCTAGGCACTGACGCAG GCCACTTTGCTCTCTTTGAAACCAGCGTGCTGGGCCCAGGGGGCCGGGCGGCCTGGCTGCACAGCCAGCCTCTGCCTGCCACCAAGGCCTCCTGCCTCCGCTTCTGGTACCAGATGGGCTTTCCCGAGCAATTCT ACAAGGGCGAGCTGAGGGTGCTCCTGAGAAGTCCCCGTGGCCAGCTGGCTGTGTGGGGCGCGGGCGGGCACCGGCGGCACCAGTGGCTGGAAGGCCAGGTGGAGGTGGCCAGCACCGAGGAGTTCCAGGTGAGGCCAGGCTGCTCGGGAGAGCTCAGGTGGGGTGTCCTCTGCGAGTCCACACAGCTTCTCCTCCCTCCCAATCAGATCGTGTTTGAAGCCACTCTGGGCGGTCAGCCAGCCCTGGGGCCCATTGCCCTGGATGACATTGAGTATCTGGCCGGGCAGCGTTGCCAGCTGCTTGCACCCAGCCAGG GGGACACGGCAGTGGCCACTTCAGTGCCGGCCGCAGTGGGCGgcgccctcctcctcctcgtgCTCCTGGGGCTGCTTGGACTCTTGGGGCGGCTCTGGCTGCAGAAGAAGGGaggctgcccctccccaggcagcACTGTGGCCGCTGCCCCCGGCTTTGACAACATTCTCTTCAATGCG GATCAGGTCACCCTGCCTGCATTAGTCACCGACAACCCATAG